AGTTGTTTTTGTAAGTAAAAATTCATTTAACCGTTGCTGTGAGGCTGCTGCCCGTTGAATGGTACTGGCCACCCAACCGATGGCACTCACAGGAAATGCCAGCATCGTGAGATACATAATGAAGGCAGCCATATCGCCGAAATTGATCTGGCCTTCCATATATTTCAATCCACCCACCAATATAACCAGCAATGTGCTGATGCCAATGATAAGACCCATGATGGGGAAATAAATAGCTTCAACTTTATATAACCCTGTTGCACTGTTTCGGTATTGTTCACTATTGGTTTCAAAGAAACGCAGCATGGCTTTTTCCTGTACAAAAGATTTAATGACTCGAATGCCAGAATATGATTGCTGTGCGTTGGTAGTGAGATCAGAAAGCTTGGCTTGAACCTCTTCGCTCTTTTTATGAATGATGTTGTTTACAAAATAAATAGTGATGGCAAGGATAGGCATTGGTGCCAATACATACAATGACAGCTCTGCATTCTTCTTCACCATATAAAATACACTTAGAGAAATAAGCGCAATGAGGTTGATGAGATACATGATGGCAGGACCAGTGTACATACGCACCCTGCTCACATCTTCAGCCATGCGATTCATGAGATCTCCTGTTTCATGGGTCTTATAGAAGTTAGCATCAAGTTGCAGGTAATGTTGAAATACTTCGTTTTTTTGATCGAATTCAATATGCCTGCTCATCACGATGATGGTTTGCCGCATCAGGAACATAAAGAAACCCCGCAACACAGCAAACAGTAACAACATTGCAGCAAGCATTGCCACAATACCTGTTGGCGACATCGACATTTTTTCGATCCCGTTAACAGTAGCAACTACCAGCCAATCATCTTGCCGGAGTAAGCCCTTGGGAGTGCTGCTTGTTAAGAATGCCTGTACCTTATCAATAATATAGCCGGTTACCTGCGGTGCTAATACCGCAAAATAGTTGGAGATGAAAATGAAAATAATACCCAGCAACAACCGCCACCTGTACTTCCAGAAATATTTATTGAGATACGAGAGATGTTTCATGCAGCGGCAAAGTTACACACGGAAAGGCCACGGCAAGACCGTTCATCAAATGATGGAATAGTTTAACGGAATGTTTTCTTTGGCCGTTACTGACTGCCGGCTATTAAAATTTATGATTGGATATAATTCTGCAACTGTTCAATTGTTTCCTTCTGCGAAAGGATGGTTTCTGTAACCACATCATTAATTGATATAATACCAGTTACCTGATCGTTCACAAACACAGGCAGGTAACGGATATTACTTTCGCTCATAATGTGCATGCAGGTTTCAATAGAATTTTCAGGGGTAATGCGTGGCAAACCTGTGGTCATAATATCTTTTACAAATGTTTCGGTTGATGATTTTCCTTTCAGGATAACCTTACGGGCATAATCACGCTCCGTCATTACCCCAAGGTATTCACTTCCCTCCATCACCATAACCGAACCGATATTTTTTTCGGCCATTAACTGCAATGCATTGATAACAGGCAAGCCTGGTTCAACTGAAATAACATTTTTGCCTTTGCGCTGGAGTATATGCGAAACTTTTCTCATTCTATACGGGTTTAATTCAGGTTTAAGTTAATGAAAATCCATAAAAAAAGATGTGCAGATTTTACAACACATCTTTTCATTTTATCAGCTAGTTACTTCTACCTGCCAAAATCATCCTGCAAACGAACGATATCATCTTCATCTGAAGGATTTGCTGTATCGGTGTGCTGCCATATCTCAGCAATTACACCCCAATCTTTTAATCCAACCAAACGATGGCGCTGACCGGTCGACAGTACAATAATATCTCCCGCTTCAAATATATTCACTTCTGTTTCTTCATCGGTATCACTCATTACAACACCCACTTCTCCTTCAACCACACGCCATATCTCAGCACGACGATGATGGTATTGCCATGATAAGCGTTTGCCAGGTTCTACTACCAGAATCTTTGGGCTGAGTTTATTACCCAGCATTAAATCTTCTTTTTTATAAGTAGGAAAGTATGTTTCAATGAAAAGATCGGCCTGGCTTTCATCCAACACAAAAAATCCACCCCATGGACGGCTGAAATCAAATGAATGAATGCGAAATCCATCCTGCTCAATATACCGCTGCTGTTCTTCTAAAAATTGCTGTTTGTCGCTCATATATAAGTTTGTTTCGAAGTAAAAATAAACCAAGGACGTATCAGGGCAAAAAAAAACCCTCAAACTGAGGGTCTTTTTTATAAGTAGATTGAATTAAGCTGCTATCGCTATCAACCAAAGGATAAAGAAGATCACTGCTGCCAGCCATGCTAGGCCAGACAGGAACCAAACGAATGGAACAAACCATCCAATGATTGCCAAAACAATTGCAACCAATGCGAAAATGATCCACAAACGAAGCATTTGTCTTTCATCCTTTATATCAATTGACTTGCCTTTGTTGAGTTGTTTGCTCAATTTCTTTTGTGCCATTTTCAGAGCAATCTTCTGGCCGAATGTCATTTTCTTGCCAGTCATTTCTTGGACTTTTGCCGGAGTAAGGGCCAGGAATGCATCCATATTGGTTGCTTTTACTTTTTCTATGGTGGTTTCAACACCAGCTTTTGCATTGTCTGACGCATTTGCAGGAACATAGATAATGCCTGCATAAGAAGAAACACTGAATACGGCTGCTAATAGGACGATGATAATCTTTCTCATAGTAGAGCTTTGTTTTTTGGTTAATAATGGCAGCAAAGTACTGAAAATGAATTAATAAAACCAATAACATATACATGTGATGTTACAAATGGCCTACAGGAAGTAATTATGGGCAGGTGAATTGAGATTTTCTACAGTACTTTTCTGTTCACTCCTCTTCCCTTATCTTCGCAAAAATTTTTAACGCATGGAAAAGAAATCATCTGCATTAAACTGGATCTTGTTTTTTGTTTCTGTAGCTGCTTGTGTGATATTTTACTTTACTCCGGCTTTTGCCAATTACATCACCGCAACTTTTCCTTTTATCTGTTATTACTTCGTAAAGGCGCTGGACCTTATTTAATTATTAGTGTAACTTTATTATAAATGATTGCCCGTTGCTGAATAGCGACGGGTTTTTTAATGCTCCCATTTTCTTCATAATAGAAAAGCCCCGACAAATTTGTCGGGGCTTTTCTATTATAATTAATGCTTCAATTCAATTGAGCGGCTTATTTCACCTCTTCAAACTGTGCATCTTCTACATTATCACTTTTCGGACCTGCTGAAGCATCCGGACCGGCACCTCCATCAGCACCAGGTTGCGCACCCTGTGCCTCCTGTGTTGCTTTGTACATTTCTTCACTTGCTGCTGTCCATGCCGTGTTCATTTCTGTCATAGCTGCATCAATAGCTACTAAGTCCTGTGCTTTGTGAGCATCTTTCAGTTTAGTAAGAGCAGCTTCAATAGGTGCTTTCTTATCAGCTCCAATTTTATCGCCGTACTCTTTCAACTGCTTTTCTGTTTGGAAGATCAAACTATCAGCCTGGTTGATCTTTTCTACTTTTTCTTTTTCTGCCTTATCAGCTGCTTCGTTGGCCTTAGCTTCATTCTTCATCTTTTCAATTTCTTCCTTGCTCAAACCACTACCTGCCTCAATACGGATCTTTTGTTCTTTACCTGTGCCTTTATCTTTTGCACTTACATGCAAAATACCATTAGCATCAATATCAAAAGTTACTTCAATTTGAGGAACACCACGTGGAGCTGGCGGAATACCATCGAGGTTAAACATACCCAAGCTCTTATTATCCTTACTCATCGGACGCTCTCCCTGCAATACATGGATTTGTACACCAGGTTGATTATCGGCCGCAGTAGAGAATGTTTCACTTTTCTTAGAAGGAATAGTTGTGTTGCTGGCGATCAACGTCGTCATTACACCACCCAAAGTTTCAATACCAAGACTCAGCGGAGTAACGTCGAGCAACAATACATCCTTCACTTCACCGGTTAATACCGCACCCTGAATAGCTGCACCAACTGCTACTACTTCATCAGGATTTACACCACGGTTTGGTTTTTTACCAAAGAATTTCTCAACGATCTCCTGCACTTTAGGGATACGTGTACTACCACCTACTAAGATTATTTCATCAATATCGCTGGTAGAAAGACCTGCATCTTTCAATGCGGCTTCGCAAGGCTTCAAACAACGGGTGAATAAATTATCAGCTAATGCTTCAAATTTTGCACGGGTTAATTTTAATACAAGGTGTTTTGGAACACCATCAACTGCTGTAACATAAGGCAGGTTGATCTCAGTTTCGCTTGAAGAAGACAATTCAACTTTTGCTTTTTCAGCAGCTTCTTTCAAACGTTGTAAAGCCATAGGATCTTTACGCAGATCAATTGCTTCCTGGTTTTTAAATTCATCAGCCAACCAATCGATGATCACTTTATCAAAGTCGTCACCACCAAGGTGTGTATCACCGTTAGTAGATTTTACTTCAAATACACCATCACCTAATTCCAAAACTGAAATATCGAATGTACCACCACCAAGATCAAATACGGCGATCTTCTGGTCTTTGTGTTTTTTATCGAGACCGTAAGCCAATGCCGCAGCTGTAGGTTCAT
The DNA window shown above is from Lacibacter sp. H375 and carries:
- a CDS encoding ABC transporter ATP-binding protein, whose protein sequence is MKHLSYLNKYFWKYRWRLLLGIIFIFISNYFAVLAPQVTGYIIDKVQAFLTSSTPKGLLRQDDWLVVATVNGIEKMSMSPTGIVAMLAAMLLLFAVLRGFFMFLMRQTIIVMSRHIEFDQKNEVFQHYLQLDANFYKTHETGDLMNRMAEDVSRVRMYTGPAIMYLINLIALISLSVFYMVKKNAELSLYVLAPMPILAITIYFVNNIIHKKSEEVQAKLSDLTTNAQQSYSGIRVIKSFVQEKAMLRFFETNSEQYRNSATGLYKVEAIYFPIMGLIIGISTLLVILVGGLKYMEGQINFGDMAAFIMYLTMLAFPVSAIGWVASTIQRAAASQQRLNEFLLTKTTIPTPVDGIKNKLEGDVQFENVSFVYPHTGIVALKDFNLHIKKGEKVAIIGRTGSGKSTIAQLLLRFYDPSKGTVRIDGIEIKQLELQHYRSQVSYIPQEVFLFSDTIANNIAFGTGNNTEEEIKTAAMSASVHRDIQSFPQGYQTMVGERGVTLSGGQKQRISIARALVKDPGLIIMDDCLNAVDARTEKEILTHLATYLQHKTAIVITHRIFSLLQFDRIIVMDKGRIAEQGTHEQLLQQQGLYADLYNRQQLEETPS
- a CDS encoding CBS domain-containing protein — protein: MRKVSHILQRKGKNVISVEPGLPVINALQLMAEKNIGSVMVMEGSEYLGVMTERDYARKVILKGKSSTETFVKDIMTTGLPRITPENSIETCMHIMSESNIRYLPVFVNDQVTGIISINDVVTETILSQKETIEQLQNYIQS
- a CDS encoding cupin domain-containing protein — protein: MSDKQQFLEEQQRYIEQDGFRIHSFDFSRPWGGFFVLDESQADLFIETYFPTYKKEDLMLGNKLSPKILVVEPGKRLSWQYHHRRAEIWRVVEGEVGVVMSDTDEETEVNIFEAGDIIVLSTGQRHRLVGLKDWGVIAEIWQHTDTANPSDEDDIVRLQDDFGR
- the dnaK gene encoding molecular chaperone DnaK — translated: MGKIIGIDLGTTNSCVSVMEGNEPVVIANDEGRRTTPSVVAFLKNGERKVGDPAKRQAITNPINTISSVKRFMGRRFDEVGEEIKHWSYKVSQGDNNTVRIDIDGRLYTPQEISAMVLQKMKKTAEDYLGQEVTEAVITVPAYFNDAQRQATKEAGEIAGLNVRRIVNEPTAAALAYGLDKKHKDQKIAVFDLGGGTFDISVLELGDGVFEVKSTNGDTHLGGDDFDKVIIDWLADEFKNQEAIDLRKDPMALQRLKEAAEKAKVELSSSSETEINLPYVTAVDGVPKHLVLKLTRAKFEALADNLFTRCLKPCEAALKDAGLSTSDIDEIILVGGSTRIPKVQEIVEKFFGKKPNRGVNPDEVVAVGAAIQGAVLTGEVKDVLLLDVTPLSLGIETLGGVMTTLIASNTTIPSKKSETFSTAADNQPGVQIHVLQGERPMSKDNKSLGMFNLDGIPPAPRGVPQIEVTFDIDANGILHVSAKDKGTGKEQKIRIEAGSGLSKEEIEKMKNEAKANEAADKAEKEKVEKINQADSLIFQTEKQLKEYGDKIGADKKAPIEAALTKLKDAHKAQDLVAIDAAMTEMNTAWTAASEEMYKATQEAQGAQPGADGGAGPDASAGPKSDNVEDAQFEEVK